A stretch of the Lactuca sativa cultivar Salinas chromosome 9, Lsat_Salinas_v11, whole genome shotgun sequence genome encodes the following:
- the LOC111879390 gene encoding uncharacterized protein LOC111879390: MASRMTTFTRLFSSNGVVSTNRVTTFLGLGSGYSSYSSAVASLESEADSRLFGLKDYENYRKTLHGGITHKALLVDAVGTLVIPSQPMAQIYRQIGEKYGVEFSEDEILKRYRRAYEQPWGRSRLRYVDDGRPFWQHIVSSSTGCSNSQYFEELYNYYTTEKAWHLCDPNAEKVFKALKKAGVKLAIVSNFDTRLRPLLRALKCDHWFDALAVSAEVAAEKPNPMIFLKACELLGVEPEDAVHVGDDRRNDIWGARDAGCDAWLWGSDVHSFKEIAERIGVEV; the protein is encoded by the exons ATGGCGTCTCGCATGACAACATTCACTCGCCTCTTCTCCTCTAATGGCGTTGTATCAACGAATCGCGTAACCACGTTTTTGGGTTTGGGTTCGGGGTACAGCTCGTACTCTTCGGCAGTGGCTTCCCTTGAATCAGAGGCGGATTCTCGGTTATTCGGTTTGAAAGATTACGAAAATTACAGAAAAACGCTCCATGGTGGAATCACTCATAAAGCACTGTTGGTGGACGCCGTTGGCACCCTCGTTATCCCTTCTCAGCCCATGGCTCAG ATTTATAGGCAGATTGGGGAGAAATACGGAGTGGAATTTAGTGAAGATGAGATTCTGAAGAGATACAGGAGAGCATATGAGCAACCATGGGGCAGATCTCGTCTCAG ATACGTAGATGATGGAAGACCTTTCTGGCAACATATAGTTAGTTCATCAACAGGCTGTTCTAACTCTCAATACTTCGAGGAGCTTTATAATTATTACACCACTGAAAAG GCATGGCATCTCTGTGATCCAAATGCTGAGAAGGTGTTCAAAGCTCTGAAAAAAGCCGGTGTAAAATTGGCAATTGTTTCGAACTTTGACACACGTTTAAGACCTCTTCTGCGTGCCCTAAAATGTGATCACTGGTTCGATGCCTTGGCTGTTTCAGCTGAA GTTGCAGCAGAGAAACCAAATCCTATGATATTTCTAAAAGCATGTGAGTTATTAGGGGTAGAACCGGAAGATGCCGTCCACGTAGGCGATGACCGTAGAAACGATATATGGGGTGCCCGAGATGCGGGCTGTGATGCTTGGCTTTGGGGAAGCGATGTCCATTCCTTTAAGGAG ATTGCTGAAAGGATAGGTGTTGAAGTCTAA
- the LOC111879391 gene encoding phosphatidylinositol 4-phosphate 5-kinase 6: protein MKAWEATVRKTHAARRQASNIFSSSPVANMDEEDEIHAAGEVFHAERYLPNGDYYTGHWLDNFPHGFGKYWWTDGCMYVGDWYRGKTMGKGTFSWPSGANYQGEFKSGYMDGEGIYTGPNGDTYKGSWVMNLKHGHGVKEYTNGDIYDGEWCGGLQEGNGKYQWKDGNCYDGEWKNGMMSGMGKLVWSNGNTFEGLWDDGIPSGHGRFKWADGSFYEGNWSKDAAEQNGDYHPSDDNSKDEHKDWSQEQVYEVDLKECEICPLDKVPILPSHKKLAVWRSTKGSSSTASTSDTAPRSRRMSIDGSSFDVSTVEEANLKARDDTSFSSPSPSNSSVEASPIQIPKVVKKQGDIISKGHKNYELMLNLQLGIRHSVGRPGPTPSLDLKPSAFNPKEKVWTRFPPEGSKYTPPHQSCEFKWKDYCPLVFRTLRMLFKVDAAEYMLSMCGNDSLRELSSPGKSGSFFYLSYDDRYMIKTIKKAEVKVILRMLSAYFNHFRQYENTLLTKFFGLHCVRLTGAAQRKVRFIIMGNLFCTNHTIHRRFDLKGSSLGRLTDKPESEIEATTILKDLDLKYFFRLPKTWNEEFRRQIEKDSDFLEQERIMDYSLLVGLHFREPSHLTPVGDGTVEDSYSAADMDKLLSDPSGHQLGIGMQARIEKMERTIETELIGEATGECYDVVMFFGIIDILQDYDITKKLEHAYKSMHYDPTSISAVDPRQYAKRFHDFILTIFKEDDQ, encoded by the exons ATGAAGGCATGGGAGGCAACCGTGAGGAAAACACACGCTGCAAGACGACAAGCTAGCAATATCTTCAGTTCATCCCCCGTTGCAAACATGGATGAAGAAGATGAGATTCATGCTGCAGGAGAGGTGTTTCATGCTGAACGTTATCTCCCAAACGGAGATTACTACACAGGTCACTGGTTGGATAACTTTCCTCATGGTTTTGGCAAATACTGGTGGACCGATGGATGCATGTATGTGGGAGACTGGTATCGTGGAAAAACCATGGGAAAAGGCACCTTCAGTTGGCCTTCAGGAGCCAACTATCAAGGCGAATTTAAAAGCGGGTATATGGATGGAGAAGGGATCTATACAGGGCCAAATGGAGATACTTATAAAGGGTCATGGGTTATGAACTTGAAACATGGACATGGGGTGAAGGAATACACTAATGGGGATATATATGATGGGGAATGGTGTGGAGGGTTACAAGAAGGAAATGGTAAGTATCAATGGAAAGATGGGAATTGCTACGATGGAGAATGGAAGAATGGAATGATGTCTGGAATGGGAAAACTGGTTTGGAGTAACGGGAACACGTTTGAGGGGTTATGGGATGATGGCATACCGAGTGGGCATGGGAGATTCAAGTGGGCTGATGGGAGTTTTTATGAAGGTAATTGGAGTAAGGATGCTGCAGAGCAAAATGGTGATTATCATCCATCTGATGATAATTCTAAAGATGAACATAAAGACTGGTCTCAAGAACAAGTTTATGAAGTTGATCTTAAGGAATGTGAAATATGTCCTCTTGATAAGGTCCCGATCTTGCCATCTCACAAGAAACTAGCAGTTTGGAGATCGACAAAGGGCAGCAGTAGCACTGCTAGTACTAGTGACACTGCACCTAGGTCCAGACGAATGTCCATTGATGGAAGCAGCTTCGATGTGAGTACTGTTGAAGAAGCAAATTTAAAGGCAAGAGATGATACGTCATTTTCATCACCATCACCTAGTAATTCGTCAGTAGAAGCAAGTCCAATACAAATCCCCAAAGTCGTAAAGAAACAAGGAGATATCATATCCAAAGGACATAAGAACTATGAACTGATGCTCAATTTGCAACTAGGAATCAG GCATTCGGTAGGAAGACCGGGTCCCACTCCCTCATTAGACTTAAAGCCGTCAGCTTTCAATCCAAAGGAGAAGGTATGGACGAGATTCCCACCAGAGGGATCCAAATACACCCCTCCACACCAATCTTGTGAATTCAAATGGAAGGATTACTGCCCATTGGTCTTCAG GACATTAAGGATGTTGTTTAAGGTAGATGCAGCTGAATATATGCTATCTATGTGTGGGAATGATTCCCTTCGAGAGCTCTCCTCACCAGGGAAGAGTGGAAGCTTCTTCTACCTGAGTTATGATGATCGGTACATGATCAAGACCATTAAAAAAGCTGAAGTCAAA GTGATTCTAAGGATGCTTTCTGCTTACTTCAATCATTTCCGACAATACGAAAACACTTTATTGACAAAATTCTTTGGACTGCATTGTGTGAGGTTAACTGGTGCTGCTCAAAGGAAG GTACGTTTCATTATTATGGGAAATCTTTTCTGCACAAATCACACCATTCATAGACGCTTCGACTTAAAAGGGTCTTCCCTTGGTCGCCTTACGGATAAGCCCGAGTCGGAAATAGAGGCAACCACTATACTTAAAGATCTTGATCTCAAGTACTTTTTCCGATTACCAAAAACATGGAACGAAGAATTCAGAAG GCAAATAGAGAAGGACAGTGATTTCCTGGAGCAGGAGAGAATAATGGATTATAGTCTCTTGGTTGGTCTTCACTTCAGAGAACCGTCGCACTTGACACCTGTTG GTGATGGCACAGTAGAGGACTCATATTCTGCGGCTGATATGGACAAACTTCTTTCAGACCCATCTGG ACACCAGTTGGGAATTGGCATGCAAGCACGAATTGAAAAGATGGAGAGGACGATAGAGACAGAACTGATAGGGGAAGCAACCGGGGAGTGTTATGATGTTGTAATGTTTTTCGGAATCATAGACATACTTCAAGACTATGACATTACCAAGAAACTCGAGCATGCTTACAAGTCCATGCATTACGACCCTACCTCAATATCAGCTGTTGATCCCCGACAATATGCCAAACGTTTTCATGATTTTATACTCACGATTTTCAAGGAAGATgatcaatag